The following proteins come from a genomic window of Microbacterium lemovicicum:
- a CDS encoding DUF5719 family protein, whose translation MSDRRGFRWATTGARLVGGTVAAAGFVVLVVTAVAAPWPSTAREPVSVQATPAPADTVVSCTGGLLALGRDARDPARLTVAAAPSITVGTPNGAAAPLETALAGSGALSSGGTAYTAPPENGARVDVAAAGSAVATDDDLRGFAASACRQPLMESWLVAGSTATGSADIVLLSNPGQVPASVELTVYGQSGPSVPPGGSDLVVPAATQIAVPLAGIALGETAPVIRVTATGAPVQAAVQSSLTRTLAPVGVDQAGPSAAASTDVVIPGVDVTVAPVSGAAEPTTLLRVLSPTADTTATVTVTRVGGAEPVTQPASVAIAAGVPTQVDLTGLSVGRYVVRVTAEAPLVAALWHTTGMTEGSDFAWYTPAPAVTAPSVFATVAGPAPVLSLVNPGAADAAVRIVAADGSDDQTVTVAAGSSASTTLDARTVYTIDPSGGTVEAALSMSGDGALAGYPVWPSAAAVPTITVYP comes from the coding sequence ATGAGCGACCGCCGCGGTTTCCGCTGGGCCACCACCGGCGCACGCCTCGTCGGCGGCACGGTCGCGGCCGCCGGCTTCGTCGTGCTCGTCGTGACCGCCGTGGCCGCACCCTGGCCGTCGACGGCGCGCGAGCCGGTCTCGGTGCAGGCCACGCCCGCGCCGGCCGACACCGTCGTCTCGTGCACGGGCGGCCTGCTCGCCCTCGGCCGCGACGCGCGGGATCCGGCGCGACTCACGGTCGCCGCGGCGCCGTCGATTACGGTCGGCACCCCCAACGGCGCTGCAGCGCCGCTCGAGACCGCCCTGGCGGGATCGGGTGCGCTGAGCTCCGGCGGAACCGCCTACACGGCGCCGCCCGAGAACGGCGCACGTGTGGATGTCGCGGCCGCCGGCTCCGCCGTCGCCACCGACGACGACCTCCGGGGGTTCGCCGCGTCCGCGTGCCGCCAGCCGCTCATGGAGTCCTGGCTCGTGGCGGGGAGCACCGCGACCGGCTCGGCGGACATCGTGCTGCTGTCCAACCCCGGCCAGGTGCCGGCATCCGTCGAGCTGACGGTCTACGGACAGTCCGGCCCGTCCGTGCCGCCCGGCGGATCGGATCTCGTCGTCCCCGCGGCCACGCAGATCGCGGTTCCGCTCGCCGGCATCGCGCTCGGCGAGACCGCGCCGGTCATCCGCGTCACCGCCACCGGCGCACCCGTGCAGGCCGCGGTGCAGTCCTCCCTCACGCGGACCCTCGCTCCGGTCGGCGTCGATCAGGCCGGACCCTCGGCGGCGGCGTCGACCGACGTCGTCATCCCCGGCGTCGACGTGACGGTCGCCCCGGTATCGGGCGCCGCCGAGCCGACCACGCTGCTGCGGGTGCTCTCGCCGACCGCCGACACCACTGCCACCGTCACCGTCACGCGGGTCGGCGGCGCCGAGCCGGTGACGCAGCCGGCGAGCGTGGCGATCGCGGCCGGCGTGCCGACTCAGGTCGACCTGACCGGACTGTCCGTCGGACGCTACGTCGTGCGGGTCACGGCGGAGGCCCCTCTCGTGGCCGCCCTCTGGCACACCACGGGGATGACGGAGGGCTCGGACTTCGCCTGGTACACCCCGGCGCCGGCCGTCACCGCGCCGAGCGTGTTCGCCACGGTGGCCGGTCCCGCGCCGGTTCTGAGCCTGGTGAACCCCGGCGCGGCGGACGCCGCTGTGCGGATCGTTGCGGCCGACGGCTCGGACGATCAGACCGTCACGGTCGCGGCGGGCTCGTCTGCATCGACGACGCTGGATGCCCGCACCGTGTACACGATCGACCCGTCGGGCGGCACGGTCGAGGCCGCGCTGTCGATGTCGGGCGACGGCGCCCTGGCCGGATACCCCGTGTGGCCCTCCGCGGCCGCGGTGCCCACGATCACCGTCTACCCGTGA
- a CDS encoding metallopeptidase family protein: MAWRRSAASSPVPRRRPSRHGRHGREDRSPVVRPPLPPLDTRAERFDLAVGTAAEFLRSAWSELEDVSFEVADMPPESDADGIPRWQTLREEKRIVIFRLPVERLGHPHRDDELHRRMMVEGSVFRAAAEYLDRDPWDLGPERFRYF, encoded by the coding sequence ATGGCGTGGCGACGATCGGCGGCGAGCAGCCCGGTCCCCCGCAGGCGTCCGTCCCGCCACGGCCGTCACGGCCGCGAGGACCGCAGCCCGGTGGTGCGACCGCCGCTCCCCCCACTCGACACGCGCGCCGAGCGCTTCGACCTGGCCGTCGGCACCGCCGCGGAGTTCCTGCGCTCGGCGTGGTCGGAGCTGGAGGACGTGAGCTTCGAGGTGGCGGACATGCCTCCCGAGAGCGATGCCGACGGCATCCCGCGCTGGCAGACGCTCCGCGAGGAGAAGCGCATCGTCATCTTCCGGCTGCCCGTCGAGCGGCTGGGGCACCCGCACCGCGACGACGAGCTGCACCGCCGCATGATGGTCGAGGGCAGCGTCTTCCGGGCGGCGGCCGAGTACCTCGACCGCGATCCGTGGGACCTCGGGCCCGAGCGCTTCCGCTACTTCTGA
- a CDS encoding DUF3499 family protein — MRERLCSKVACAREAVTTLTFDYEDQMAALGPLGAGDDPHAHDLCAIHTDRLSVPRGWMVVRHETVR, encoded by the coding sequence ATGCGCGAGAGACTCTGTTCCAAGGTGGCGTGCGCCCGCGAGGCCGTCACGACGCTCACCTTCGACTACGAAGACCAGATGGCCGCGCTCGGTCCGCTGGGTGCGGGCGACGATCCGCACGCTCACGACCTGTGCGCGATCCACACCGATCGGCTCTCCGTTCCGCGCGGCTGGATGGTCGTCCGCCACGAGACGGTGCGCTGA
- the ahcY gene encoding adenosylhomocysteinase, with the protein MTTTSVSTRIDFDVADLRLAEAGRHQLRLAENEMPGLMALRREFAATQPLAGARIAGSLHMTVQTAVLIETLVALGAQVRWASCNIFSTQDEAAAAVVVGDGTPDDPRGVPVFAWKGETLEEYWRCTERIFDWSAEGSDGPTLILDDGGDATLLVHKGVEFEKSGRVPDAAPGDSREYGVILDTLRRSLASDAQRWTRVAAGLVGVTEETTTGVHRLYELAASGELLFPAINVNDSVTKSKFDNKYGIRHSLPDGLNRATDVLIGGKVVFVCGYGDVGKGAAEALRGQGARVIVGEVDPICALQAAMDGYQVVPLDDVIGDVDIVVTGTGNTDVVTVEHLQGLKHLAIVANVGHFDDEIDMAGLAAIPGVESVEIKPQVHEWRLPSGRSILVLSEGRLMNLGNATGHPSFVMSASFTNQVLAQIELHANLAAYPVGVHVLPKALDEKVARLHLDALGVKLTTLTTAQAAYIGVPVDGPFKLDHYRY; encoded by the coding sequence ATGACGACCACCTCCGTCTCCACCAGGATCGATTTCGACGTCGCCGACCTCCGCCTCGCCGAGGCCGGGCGCCATCAGCTCCGCCTCGCGGAGAACGAGATGCCGGGGCTCATGGCCCTGCGCCGCGAGTTCGCCGCGACGCAGCCGCTTGCGGGCGCGCGCATCGCGGGCTCGCTGCACATGACGGTGCAGACCGCCGTGCTCATCGAGACGCTCGTGGCGCTGGGCGCGCAGGTGCGCTGGGCGAGCTGCAACATCTTCAGCACCCAGGACGAGGCCGCCGCGGCCGTCGTCGTCGGCGACGGCACGCCGGACGACCCGCGCGGCGTGCCGGTGTTCGCCTGGAAGGGCGAGACCCTCGAAGAGTACTGGCGCTGCACCGAGCGCATCTTCGACTGGTCGGCGGAGGGCTCCGACGGCCCGACGCTCATCCTCGACGACGGCGGCGACGCCACGCTGCTCGTGCACAAGGGCGTCGAATTCGAGAAGTCGGGGAGGGTTCCGGATGCCGCACCCGGCGATTCGCGGGAGTACGGCGTCATCCTCGACACCCTGCGACGCAGCCTCGCGTCCGATGCGCAGCGCTGGACACGCGTGGCCGCCGGGCTCGTCGGCGTGACGGAGGAGACGACCACCGGCGTGCACCGCCTGTACGAGCTGGCCGCGTCAGGCGAGCTGCTCTTCCCGGCGATCAACGTCAACGACTCGGTCACCAAGTCGAAGTTCGACAACAAGTACGGCATCCGCCACTCCCTGCCCGACGGTCTCAACCGCGCCACCGACGTGCTGATCGGCGGCAAGGTCGTGTTCGTCTGCGGCTACGGCGATGTCGGCAAGGGCGCCGCGGAGGCGCTTCGCGGACAGGGCGCCCGCGTCATCGTGGGCGAGGTCGACCCCATCTGCGCGCTGCAGGCCGCGATGGACGGCTACCAGGTCGTGCCGCTGGACGACGTGATCGGCGACGTCGACATCGTCGTGACGGGCACAGGCAACACGGACGTCGTGACCGTCGAGCACCTCCAGGGACTCAAGCACCTCGCCATCGTCGCCAACGTCGGCCACTTCGACGACGAGATCGACATGGCGGGGCTCGCGGCGATCCCCGGGGTCGAATCGGTGGAGATCAAGCCGCAGGTGCACGAGTGGCGCCTGCCGTCGGGGCGCAGCATCCTCGTCCTCAGCGAGGGCCGGCTCATGAACCTGGGCAACGCGACCGGGCACCCGTCGTTCGTCATGAGCGCCTCGTTCACCAACCAGGTGCTCGCGCAGATCGAGCTGCACGCCAACCTGGCCGCCTACCCGGTCGGCGTGCACGTGCTGCCCAAGGCGCTCGATGAGAAGGTCGCCCGTCTGCACCTCGACGCGCTCGGCGTGAAGCTCACCACCCTGACGACGGCGCAGGCGGCCTACATCGGCGTACCGGTGGACGGTCCGTTCAAGCTCGACCACTACCGCTACTGA
- a CDS encoding RDD family protein, which translates to MPSDATTPAGAIRVELAQDEILTGEAVALDVQPVGFFLRALGVLIDMAVGAGAFLLFALVATWLASQGAIDPALFPILSITMLVIVTVVVPTTVETATRGRSLGRLAVGARIVRADGGASGFRQAFIRALVGVFELWFTLGAVAGVVGALTPRAQRLGDLLAGTYAERTRAPKLPPPAPGAPPALAVWADVADVARLPDRLARRIAQFVRQAESMEPSARARVAASLASEVRELVSPVPAVDPELLLRGVAAVRHDRELRALELEERRVDRLVAGAPDGPRGYPER; encoded by the coding sequence ATGCCGTCCGACGCCACCACGCCCGCCGGCGCGATCCGGGTGGAGCTGGCGCAGGACGAGATCCTCACCGGCGAGGCCGTCGCGCTCGACGTTCAGCCCGTCGGCTTCTTCCTCCGCGCGCTCGGCGTGCTCATCGACATGGCGGTGGGCGCGGGCGCCTTCCTCCTGTTCGCGCTCGTCGCCACCTGGCTCGCCTCGCAGGGCGCCATAGACCCCGCGCTGTTCCCGATCCTCTCGATCACGATGCTGGTGATCGTCACCGTGGTCGTGCCCACCACCGTCGAGACGGCGACGCGCGGCCGGAGCCTGGGACGGCTCGCCGTGGGTGCGCGGATCGTCCGCGCCGACGGCGGGGCCTCCGGCTTCCGTCAGGCGTTCATCCGGGCGCTCGTCGGCGTCTTCGAGCTGTGGTTCACCCTCGGCGCCGTGGCGGGGGTCGTCGGCGCGCTGACGCCGCGGGCGCAGCGCCTGGGCGATCTCCTGGCCGGCACCTACGCCGAGCGCACGCGCGCGCCGAAGCTCCCGCCGCCCGCCCCGGGCGCCCCGCCCGCGCTCGCCGTCTGGGCCGACGTCGCCGACGTCGCGCGCCTCCCCGACCGCCTGGCCCGCCGCATCGCGCAGTTCGTGCGCCAGGCGGAGAGCATGGAGCCCTCTGCGCGGGCGCGGGTCGCGGCATCCCTCGCCTCCGAGGTGCGCGAGCTCGTCTCCCCCGTGCCCGCCGTCGACCCGGAGCTGCTGCTGCGCGGCGTCGCCGCGGTGCGGCACGACCGCGAGCTGCGCGCCCTCGAGCTGGAGGAACGCCGCGTCGACCGGCTCGTCGCCGGCGCGCCCGACGGCCCCCGGGGCTATCCCGAGCGCTGA